From Paracoccus aminovorans, one genomic window encodes:
- the mmsB gene encoding 3-hydroxyisobutyrate dehydrogenase, with amino-acid sequence MKIGFIGLGHMGGPMAANLAREGHAVAGFDTAAPMPEGVARADSAAAAAAGAEVVVTMLPNGAILRGVAEETIPAMTPGAVFCDCSTVDVDSARAVAQQARTAGLGTLDAPVSGGTAGAAAGTLTFMVGGSAEDFDTVRPLFEIMGQKAVLCGDPGAGQAAKICNNMILGATMIVTCEAFALADKLGLDRTKMFDVVSTSSGYSWSMNAYCPAPGVGPVSPADNGYTPGFAAELMLKDLRLSQQAAESADADTPMGQLAAALYARFVEEEDGKGKDFSAMLPRFEKRHRDS; translated from the coding sequence ATGAAGATCGGATTCATCGGGCTGGGCCATATGGGTGGGCCGATGGCGGCCAACCTGGCCCGGGAAGGGCATGCGGTCGCGGGCTTCGACACCGCGGCACCGATGCCCGAGGGCGTCGCCCGGGCCGACAGCGCCGCAGCAGCCGCCGCCGGGGCCGAGGTGGTCGTGACCATGCTGCCGAACGGCGCCATCCTGCGCGGCGTGGCCGAAGAGACGATCCCGGCCATGACGCCCGGCGCGGTGTTCTGCGACTGCTCGACCGTGGACGTGGACAGCGCCCGGGCGGTGGCGCAGCAGGCGCGCACGGCAGGGCTGGGGACACTGGATGCGCCGGTCTCGGGCGGGACGGCCGGGGCGGCGGCGGGGACGCTGACCTTCATGGTCGGCGGCAGCGCCGAGGATTTCGACACGGTGCGGCCGCTTTTCGAGATCATGGGCCAGAAGGCGGTGCTCTGCGGCGATCCGGGGGCGGGCCAGGCCGCGAAGATCTGCAACAACATGATCCTGGGCGCCACCATGATCGTGACCTGCGAGGCCTTCGCCCTGGCCGACAAGCTGGGGCTGGACCGCACGAAGATGTTCGACGTGGTCTCGACCTCCTCGGGCTACAGTTGGTCGATGAACGCCTATTGCCCGGCGCCGGGCGTGGGGCCGGTCTCGCCCGCCGACAACGGCTATACGCCCGGATTCGCGGCGGAACTGATGCTCAAGGACCTGCGGCTGAGCCAGCAGGCCGCGGAATCGGCCGATGCCGACACGCCCATGGGCCAGTTGGCGGCCGCGCTCTATGCCCGCTTCGTCGAGGAGGAGGACGGAAAGGGCAAGGATTTCTCGGCCATGCTGCCCAGATTCGAAAAACGGCACCGCGACAGCTGA
- a CDS encoding enoyl-CoA hydratase/isomerase family protein codes for MTEMIVRKDRRAGRLTLNRPRALNALSHDMALAIDTALREWQHDPEMALVVIDAEGERAFCSGGDIAAVYRAGLAGEHQRGRAFFRDEYVMNARIAGYPKPVVAFMQGFVMGGGVGVGGHASHRIVGETTQVAMPECGIGMIPDVGGSWLLGHAPGRCGEYLGLTGARMGPGDAIFTGFADSYIPEAEWPALKERLAETGAVAVIAPHPRPPAPLEGRDLSAFGGPSVAAIIAALEAAGEETALAALRRNSPLSMAATLALVRAARGDRDLRESLARELRFTARATAESDFLEGVRAQLIDKDRDPRWSADASAAHVAAMLAPLGPDELGWEEST; via the coding sequence ATGACCGAGATGATCGTCCGCAAGGACCGCCGCGCCGGGCGCCTGACCCTGAACCGCCCGCGGGCATTGAACGCGCTGAGCCACGACATGGCGCTGGCGATCGACACGGCACTGCGGGAATGGCAGCATGATCCCGAGATGGCGCTGGTCGTCATCGACGCCGAGGGCGAGCGCGCCTTCTGCTCGGGCGGCGACATCGCCGCGGTCTATCGCGCCGGGCTCGCGGGCGAGCACCAGCGCGGGCGTGCGTTCTTTCGCGACGAATATGTCATGAACGCCCGCATCGCCGGCTATCCCAAGCCCGTGGTGGCCTTCATGCAGGGCTTCGTCATGGGCGGCGGCGTCGGCGTCGGCGGCCATGCCAGCCACCGCATCGTCGGCGAGACCACCCAGGTCGCGATGCCGGAATGCGGCATCGGCATGATCCCGGACGTCGGCGGCAGCTGGCTGCTGGGCCATGCGCCGGGCCGCTGCGGCGAATACCTGGGGCTGACCGGCGCCCGCATGGGGCCGGGCGACGCGATCTTCACCGGCTTCGCCGACAGTTATATCCCCGAGGCGGAATGGCCGGCGCTGAAGGAGCGGCTGGCCGAGACCGGCGCGGTGGCGGTCATCGCGCCCCATCCCCGCCCGCCGGCACCGCTGGAGGGCCGCGACCTTTCGGCCTTCGGCGGTCCAAGCGTGGCCGCGATCATCGCCGCGCTGGAGGCTGCGGGAGAGGAGACAGCGCTGGCGGCGCTGCGCCGCAACTCACCCTTGTCGATGGCCGCGACGCTGGCTCTGGTACGTGCCGCGCGTGGCGATCGCGACCTGCGGGAGAGCCTGGCCCGCGAACTGCGCTTTACCGCCCGCGCCACCGCCGAGAGCGATTTTCTGGAAGGCGTGCGGGCGCAGCTGATCGACAAGGATCGCGATCCGCGATGGTCGGCCGATGCCAGCGCCGCCCATGTCGCCGCCATGCTGGCGCCGCTGGGACCCGACGAACTTGGCTGGGAGGAAAGCACATGA
- a CDS encoding acyl-CoA dehydrogenase family protein translates to MDFALTDEQQAIFDMARDFGAAEIAPEARGWEQAGTIPRALWDKAAGLGFGGLLVAEAHGGAGLSRLDATLVFEALAMACPSVGSFLSIHNMCGGMIDRFGDAASRARWLPGLCRMETVFSYCLTEPGSGSDAATLRTRAERVPGGWRLNGTKAFISGGGYSDAYLVMVRTGGEGSKGISTLVVEADTPGLSFGAPERKMGWKAQPTAQVQFDDCVVPEENLIGEEGRGFSYAMAALDGGRLNISAGALGGAQAALNATLRYMAERRAFGQTLDQFQALQFRLAEMETALQSSRIFLRQAAWKLDRGDSDAGKFCAMAKLYVTDRAFEVANQCLQLHGGYGYLADYGIEKIVRDLRVHQILEGTNEIMRLIVGRALLAERDR, encoded by the coding sequence GTGGATTTCGCATTGACCGACGAGCAGCAGGCCATCTTCGACATGGCCCGCGACTTCGGAGCGGCCGAGATCGCGCCCGAGGCCCGCGGCTGGGAACAGGCCGGCACCATCCCCCGCGCGCTGTGGGACAAGGCCGCGGGGCTGGGCTTCGGCGGGCTTCTGGTGGCCGAGGCCCATGGCGGTGCCGGACTTTCGCGGCTCGATGCCACCCTGGTCTTCGAGGCGCTGGCCATGGCCTGTCCGTCGGTCGGGTCCTTCCTGTCGATCCACAACATGTGCGGTGGCATGATCGACCGTTTCGGCGACGCGGCCAGCCGAGCGCGCTGGCTGCCGGGCCTGTGCCGGATGGAGACCGTGTTTTCCTATTGCCTGACCGAGCCCGGCTCGGGCTCGGACGCCGCCACCTTGCGCACCCGGGCCGAGCGGGTGCCGGGCGGCTGGAGGCTGAACGGCACCAAGGCCTTCATCTCGGGCGGCGGCTACTCCGACGCCTATCTGGTCATGGTCCGCACCGGCGGCGAAGGCTCCAAGGGTATCTCGACCCTGGTGGTCGAGGCGGACACGCCCGGCCTGAGCTTCGGCGCGCCCGAGCGCAAGATGGGCTGGAAGGCGCAGCCGACCGCGCAGGTGCAGTTCGACGACTGCGTCGTTCCCGAGGAGAACCTGATCGGCGAGGAGGGCCGTGGCTTTTCCTATGCCATGGCCGCGCTGGACGGCGGTCGGCTGAACATCTCGGCCGGGGCCTTGGGCGGCGCGCAGGCGGCGCTGAACGCGACTCTGCGCTACATGGCCGAGCGGCGCGCCTTCGGCCAGACGCTGGACCAGTTCCAGGCGCTGCAGTTCCGCCTGGCCGAGATGGAGACGGCGCTGCAATCCTCGCGCATCTTCCTGCGCCAGGCGGCCTGGAAGCTGGACCGCGGCGACAGCGATGCAGGCAAGTTCTGCGCCATGGCCAAGCTCTACGTGACCGACCGCGCCTTCGAGGTCGCCAATCAATGCCTGCAACTGCACGGCGGTTACGGCTATCTTGCCGATTACGGGATCGAGAAGATCGTGCGCGACCTGCGCGTGCACCAGATCCTGGAAGGCACCAATGAGATCATGCGGCTGATCGTCGGCCGCGCCTTGCTGGCGGAGCGTGACCGATGA
- a CDS encoding CoA-acylating methylmalonate-semialdehyde dehydrogenase: MEELSHWIDGKEVKGTSGRFSDVMNPATGEVIAQVPLATPSELDAAIAGAAQAQVAWAATNPQRRARVMMKFGQLIQDNMEALAELVSREHGKTLPDARGDVQRGLEVIEVCMGAPAMLKGEFTDNGGPGIDLYSMRQPLGVVAGITPFNFPAMIPLWKMGPALVSGNAMILKPSERVPSTSILLAKLAQEAGLPDGVLQVVNGDKEIVDAILDHEVIQAVGFVGSTPIAQYIYGRAAANGKRAQCFGGAKNHMIIMPDADLDKAADALVGAGFGAAGERCMAISVAVPVGDKTADALVERLIPKIEKLKVGPYTAGEDVDFGPVITGAAKERIERLIASGVDQGATLVVDGRGLKIQGYENGFFCGPSLFDNVTRDMEIYKEEIFGPVLSTVRAQSYDEALNLVMDNDYGNGTAIYTADGDTARDFASRVNVGMVGINFPIPVPLSYYSFGGWKKSAFGDLNQYGPDAFRFYTKTKTVTARWFSGIKDGVALNFKAMD; the protein is encoded by the coding sequence ATGGAAGAACTGAGCCACTGGATCGACGGCAAGGAAGTCAAAGGCACCTCGGGTCGCTTCAGCGATGTGATGAACCCGGCCACCGGCGAGGTGATCGCGCAGGTGCCGCTGGCCACGCCTTCCGAGCTGGACGCCGCCATCGCCGGCGCCGCGCAGGCGCAGGTCGCCTGGGCCGCCACTAACCCGCAGCGCCGCGCCCGGGTGATGATGAAGTTCGGCCAGCTGATCCAGGACAATATGGAGGCGCTGGCCGAGCTGGTCTCGCGCGAGCATGGCAAGACCCTGCCCGACGCGCGCGGCGACGTGCAGCGCGGCCTGGAGGTGATCGAGGTCTGCATGGGCGCGCCCGCCATGCTGAAAGGCGAGTTCACCGACAATGGCGGCCCCGGCATCGACCTTTATTCCATGCGCCAGCCGCTGGGCGTGGTCGCGGGCATCACCCCCTTCAACTTCCCCGCCATGATCCCGCTGTGGAAGATGGGCCCGGCGCTGGTTTCCGGGAACGCCATGATCCTGAAGCCGTCCGAGCGCGTGCCCTCGACCTCGATCCTGCTGGCGAAGCTGGCGCAGGAGGCCGGGCTGCCCGATGGCGTGCTGCAGGTCGTCAACGGCGACAAGGAGATCGTGGACGCGATCCTGGACCATGAGGTGATCCAGGCGGTGGGCTTCGTCGGTTCCACCCCCATCGCGCAATATATCTATGGCCGCGCGGCGGCGAACGGCAAGCGCGCGCAATGCTTCGGCGGCGCCAAGAACCACATGATCATCATGCCCGACGCCGATCTGGACAAGGCGGCGGATGCGCTGGTCGGCGCCGGTTTCGGCGCGGCGGGCGAACGCTGCATGGCGATCTCGGTCGCGGTGCCGGTGGGCGACAAGACCGCCGATGCGCTGGTCGAGCGGCTGATTCCCAAGATCGAGAAGCTGAAGGTCGGCCCGTATACCGCCGGCGAGGACGTGGATTTCGGCCCGGTCATCACCGGCGCCGCCAAGGAGCGCATCGAGCGGCTGATCGCCTCGGGCGTGGACCAGGGCGCAACGCTGGTCGTGGACGGCCGCGGGCTGAAGATCCAGGGCTATGAGAACGGCTTCTTCTGCGGCCCGTCGCTGTTCGACAACGTCACCCGCGACATGGAGATCTACAAGGAAGAGATCTTCGGGCCGGTGCTCTCGACCGTGCGAGCGCAGAGCTATGACGAGGCGCTGAACCTGGTGATGGACAACGACTATGGCAACGGCACCGCGATCTATACCGCCGACGGCGACACCGCGCGCGACTTCGCCAGCCGGGTGAATGTCGGCATGGTCGGGATCAATTTCCCGATCCCGGTGCCGCTGAGCTATTATTCCTTCGGCGGCTGGAAGAAATCGGCCTTCGGCGACCTGAACCAGTACGGGCCGGACGCCTTCCGCTTCTATACCAAGACCAAGACGGTGACGGCGCGCTGGTTCTCGGGGATCAAGGACGGCGTGGCGCTGAACTTCAAGGCTATGGACTGA
- a CDS encoding LysR family transcriptional regulator, translating to MDWDDLRIFLAVARADSLSGAGRRLGIDASTVGRRVARLEQGLGAKLFLKTPQGYALAPEGERLLPHAEAMELASAGAEEALTGPGDLIGQLRIGAPDGCANYLLPQVCARMAESHPGLEIQIVALPRVFNLSRREADMAVAVSQPQAGRLVVQRLTDYRLHLAGHEDYLRAHPPIRGLADLRGHRMIGYIADMIFDRELDYLAETGADWAQLTSNSVSVQMQAIRAGAGLGIVHDFAIPFCPGVRRILTDRLSLTRSFWLIRHQDDRRSQRMNRLADVLAQGIRAEVARLQAQLSP from the coding sequence ATGGACTGGGACGACCTTCGCATCTTTCTGGCGGTGGCGCGGGCGGACAGCTTGTCGGGCGCCGGCCGCCGGCTGGGCATCGACGCCTCGACCGTCGGCCGCCGGGTGGCGCGGCTGGAGCAGGGGCTGGGCGCGAAGCTGTTCCTGAAAACGCCGCAAGGCTATGCGCTGGCCCCCGAGGGCGAACGGCTGCTGCCCCATGCCGAGGCGATGGAGCTGGCCTCGGCCGGCGCCGAGGAGGCGCTGACCGGCCCCGGCGACCTGATCGGGCAATTGCGCATCGGCGCGCCGGACGGCTGCGCGAACTACCTGCTGCCGCAGGTCTGCGCCCGGATGGCCGAGTCGCATCCCGGGCTGGAAATCCAGATCGTGGCCCTGCCGCGGGTCTTCAACCTGTCGCGGCGCGAGGCGGACATGGCCGTCGCGGTCTCGCAGCCGCAGGCCGGGCGGCTGGTGGTGCAGCGCCTGACCGACTATCGGCTGCACCTGGCCGGGCACGAGGACTACCTGCGCGCCCACCCGCCGATCCGCGGGCTCGCGGACCTGCGCGGCCATCGCATGATCGGCTATATCGCCGACATGATCTTCGACCGCGAACTGGACTATCTGGCCGAGACCGGGGCGGACTGGGCGCAGCTGACCTCGAATTCCGTTTCCGTGCAGATGCAGGCGATCCGGGCCGGCGCGGGCCTGGGCATCGTGCACGACTTCGCCATTCCCTTCTGCCCCGGCGTGCGGCGCATCCTGACCGACCGGCTGTCGCTGACCCGCAGCTTCTGGCTGATCCGGCACCAGGACGACCGCCGCTCGCAGCGGATGAACCGGCTGGCGGATGTGCTGGCGCAGGGCATCCGCGCCGAAGTGGCGCGGCTTCAGGCACAGCTGTCCCCCTGA
- a CDS encoding CBS domain-containing protein: MLVNQILSMKASGEIFTVAPDATVADAARLLSEKRIGAIVVSDDGKVPLGILSERDIVRELGRRGASVLDLPISELMTRKLITCTTGSSGLDVLNLMTQGRFRHLPVVDDSGEMVGLVSIGDVISARLKELAAEKEALTGMIMGN, from the coding sequence ATGCTCGTCAACCAGATCCTGTCGATGAAAGCCAGCGGCGAAATCTTCACCGTCGCCCCCGACGCCACGGTGGCGGATGCCGCCCGGCTGCTGTCGGAGAAGCGCATCGGTGCGATCGTGGTTTCCGACGACGGCAAGGTGCCGCTGGGCATCTTGTCGGAACGCGACATCGTGCGCGAGCTGGGCAGGCGGGGCGCCTCGGTGCTGGACCTGCCGATCAGCGAGCTGATGACCCGCAAGCTGATCACCTGCACCACCGGCAGCAGCGGGCTGGACGTGCTGAACCTGATGACGCAGGGCCGCTTCCGCCACCTGCCCGTGGTCGACGATTCGGGCGAGATGGTGGGACTGGTGTCCATCGGGGACGTGATCTCGGCCCGGCTCAAGGAACTGGCGGCCGAGAAAGAGGCCCTGACCGGGATGATCATGGGCAACTGA
- the coaD gene encoding pantetheine-phosphate adenylyltransferase: protein MRIGLYPGTFDPITLGHLDIIQRALELVDRLVIGVAINRDKGPLFPLEDRVAMVREECDRIVAARASGEIVVHPFENLLIDCARDVGATVILRGLRAVADFEYEFQMVGMNRALDASIETVFLMADARRQAIASKLVKEIARLGGDVSKFVSPAVNQALAQRFAR from the coding sequence ATGCGCATCGGGCTTTACCCAGGCACTTTCGATCCCATCACGCTGGGCCATCTCGACATCATCCAGCGGGCGCTGGAACTGGTGGACCGGCTGGTGATCGGCGTCGCCATCAACCGCGACAAGGGCCCGCTTTTCCCGCTCGAGGACCGGGTCGCCATGGTGCGCGAGGAATGCGACCGCATCGTCGCCGCCCGCGCCAGCGGCGAGATCGTGGTGCATCCGTTCGAGAACCTGCTGATCGACTGCGCCCGCGACGTCGGCGCCACGGTGATCCTGCGCGGTCTGCGGGCGGTGGCGGATTTCGAATACGAATTCCAGATGGTCGGCATGAACCGGGCGCTGGACGCCAGCATCGAGACCGTCTTCCTGATGGCCGATGCCCGGCGCCAGGCCATCGCCTCGAAACTGGTCAAGGAAATCGCGCGACTGGGCGGGGACGTGTCCAAATTCGTCTCGCCGGCGGTGAACCAGGCCCTGGCGCAGCGCTTTGCGCGCTGA
- a CDS encoding DUF2189 domain-containing protein → MVVTDSDPKPIPLPIPEPERPPMPDPMPDPGPDEVPFPEVVGLGAIGAALGAGWQDFRRAPAFGLLFAAFYVLGGLVLTAVASAAGQEWWLMPFVVGFPLIAPFAAVGLYEVSRRIEADQPLIWREVLSVVVAQKDRQVPSMAMVILLMFMFWVFVAHTTFALFMGVSSLTNITSSPELLLQGRGLAMLAVGTLIGAGFAAVLFSITVVGLPLILDREVDLVSAIIASFQAVAANPGVMLVWAFVIAALLFLGILPMFLGLFVALPVLGHASWHMYRRLMPDG, encoded by the coding sequence ATGGTCGTGACCGATTCGGACCCCAAGCCCATTCCCCTGCCCATCCCCGAGCCGGAGCGGCCACCCATGCCCGACCCGATGCCCGATCCCGGCCCGGACGAGGTGCCCTTTCCCGAAGTGGTCGGACTGGGCGCCATCGGCGCCGCCCTGGGTGCCGGCTGGCAGGACTTCCGCCGCGCCCCGGCCTTCGGCCTGCTGTTTGCGGCCTTCTATGTGCTGGGCGGGCTGGTGCTGACGGCGGTGGCCTCGGCGGCGGGGCAGGAATGGTGGCTGATGCCCTTCGTCGTCGGCTTTCCGCTGATCGCGCCCTTCGCCGCGGTCGGGCTCTACGAGGTCAGCCGCCGGATCGAAGCCGACCAGCCGCTGATCTGGCGCGAGGTGTTGTCGGTGGTGGTGGCGCAGAAGGACCGGCAGGTGCCCTCGATGGCCATGGTCATCCTGCTGATGTTCATGTTCTGGGTTTTCGTTGCCCATACCACCTTCGCGCTGTTCATGGGCGTGTCGTCGCTGACCAACATCACCTCGTCGCCGGAACTGCTGCTGCAGGGCCGCGGGCTGGCGATGCTGGCCGTCGGCACGCTGATCGGCGCCGGCTTCGCGGCGGTGCTGTTTTCCATCACCGTGGTCGGGCTGCCGCTGATCCTGGACCGCGAGGTCGATCTGGTCTCGGCGATCATCGCCAGCTTCCAGGCGGTGGCCGCCAATCCCGGGGTGATGCTGGTCTGGGCCTTCGTGATCGCGGCGCTGCTGTTCCTGGGCATCCTGCCGATGTTCCTGGGACTTTTCGTGGCGTTGCCGGTGCTGGGCCACGCCAGCTGGCACATGTATCGCCGGCTGATGCCGGACGGCTGA
- a CDS encoding bactofilin family protein encodes MFSKTRVTEPGPRTQPTPEPETRSLDTTYDIPASAPAARNRTAPSVLSPDLTVTGNIQTQGDIQVEGTVEGDIRAHQLVVGESATIRGEIVAEEVVVNGRVVGRVRGLKVRLTATARVEGDIIHKTIAIESGAHFEGSVQRQEDPLANGVTPKLAPPAARPAPAAASAD; translated from the coding sequence CAGCCGACGCCCGAGCCCGAAACGCGCAGCCTTGACACCACCTACGACATTCCCGCCTCGGCCCCGGCCGCGCGCAATCGCACCGCGCCTTCGGTCCTGTCCCCGGACCTGACCGTCACCGGCAATATCCAGACCCAGGGCGACATCCAGGTCGAGGGCACGGTCGAGGGCGACATCCGCGCCCATCAGCTGGTCGTCGGCGAAAGCGCCACCATCCGCGGCGAGATCGTCGCCGAAGAGGTGGTGGTGAACGGCCGCGTCGTCGGCCGCGTCCGCGGCCTGAAGGTGCGCCTGACCGCCACCGCCCGCGTCGAAGGCGACATCATCCACAAGACCATCGCCATCGAATCCGGCGCCCATTTCGAGGGTTCGGTGCAGCGCCAGGAAGACCCGCTTGCCAATGGCGTGACGCCGAAACTGGCGCCGCCCGCCGCGCGCCCGGCCCCGGCCGCCGCCAGCGCCGATTGA